From Daphnia pulicaria isolate SC F1-1A chromosome 4, SC_F0-13Bv2, whole genome shotgun sequence, one genomic window encodes:
- the LOC124337094 gene encoding uncharacterized protein LOC124337094, with protein MKIIWQSGLFLLTLLAAAAEAKPIAPRDSTPLADVVTPTRLVQTIQNYMPEVLVLVELVKKDDGRQTNQKEWAKPHVLWVVQQDDGPAENGKDLATSDPNILLMVENFQSNQQWSESSVAPRLARDMSRDAEPDEPSDPEYMETGTSRGNYYDVYIVPRRSRAPEPRPPHTSLLPPPSYMHTATPRHYNAAEYNGQSNRVSGRSINSPIASPNQHNDDDDPPDFLSTLVTLPQVWMHDLSHMIIQPLRKPSSGERDSFEYFGMVGKAPFIQCPLGFKKSSLGTCRPVFRSRRNYPMSSALEPDNLEIESTTTTTTTVATTTTVEENATATSTSPHYK; from the exons ATGAAAATCATTTGGCAGTCtggtctttttttgttgactcTCTTGGCCGCTGCGGCCGAGGCTAAACCCATCGCACCGCGGGACTCGACTCCCCTGGCCGATGTCGTCACACCAACTCGCCTGGTTCAAACGATTCAAAATTACATGCCAGAAGTCTTGGTGTTGGTGGAACTTGTCAAAAAAGACGATGGTAGACAAACGAATCAAAAAGAGTGGGCCAAACCGCACGTCCTTTGGGTCGTCCAGCAGGACGACGGACCCGCGGAGAACGGCAAGGATCTAGCGACATCCGATCCCAACATTCTACTGATGGTGGAAAATTTCCAATCGAATCAACAGTGGTCAGAGTCCAGTGTAGCACCTCGACTGGCCCGTGATATGAGCCGGGATGCTGAGCCGGACGAGCCCTCCGATCCAGAGTACATGGAGACGGGCACTTCGCGCGGCAATTACTACGATGTGTACATTGTGCCTCGACGCAGCCGGGCACCTGAACCACGTCCTCCACACACGTCACTTTTACCCCCTCCGTCGTACATGCATACCGCTACACCTAGACATTACAATGCTGCCGAATACAACGGCCAAAGCAACAGAGTCTCCGGCAGAAGTATCAATTCGCCCATCGCGTCTCCGAATCaacacaacgacgacgacgatcctCCCGATTTTCTCTCGACGCTCGTCACCCTTCCGCAAGTGTGGATGCACGACCTGAGCCACATGATTATCCAGCCTCTGCGGAAACCGTCTTCCGGCGAACGAGACAGTTTCGAATATTTCGGAATGGTTGGCAAGGCGCCCTTTATTCAATGTCCGCTCGGCTTTAAGAAAAGCTCTTTAG GAACATGTCGTCCGGTATTCCGGAGTCGCAGGAATTATCCAATGAGCAGCGCTCTGGAACCAGACAATTTAGAGATCGAGTCAACCaccacgacgacgactaccGTGGCGACAACGACGACCGTTGAGGAGAACGCGACCGCTACCTCTACCAGTCCGCATTACAAATAA